The DNA window attaaattattatttaaagaagaTCCTACACTCCATAAAAGAAAGGTATATATATGTTCGGCAACAATGAACCTGTCATGATTACACAGCCACCAAACTATTCCAAATAAGAAGGAAATCGTCGCTATCAAACtaattataaagtttaaaagagagagattctaattataatatataattcatgtgtaaaaaataaaaaacaactagATCGATATTCATGGAAGCAAAAAAATCTCTTAGAAGAGTGACCACTTCAACCTGGAAAATAGTTAAGACATGTATCTTTTGCCAttaattaccttgaattgaaaaTAGTGTACAAAGGGAAGCAAAACTTAACATAATCAGCACTATGAATATTTGAAACTAATACACAGTTTCCTAATTATATAATCTATAATTATATTGGAATGTTTTTCACAATTTCCTAATAATGTGGTTGGAAGATATGGGAAAATAAAAGTAGTTCATAATCTGCAAGGCAGTAGTGACAGGAAATAGTACGAAGCCATTGATCTTGATCGGAGGAAGACCACCATTTTGTTGAAAGATTAAGATTATAATTGAGCATCATTTTGCCACTGGTTTGGCATGTGTTGGAAGAACACAAGAAAGAATGATGATTAAGCATAGGAATGTTATTGAGCCACAAGCTCCTAACAAAATACTTAACCCTCTTTCTACACCTTCTTATGCACGTGGACGCATTCAACGTAAGAAACAGTTCAAGTCCCTGTTTTCTCTCTTTATCGCTGCACATCAGAATCATTGAATAAACATACTTCCCTTCATCGTGGCCGTTCATTGCAGCCTTCTTCAATTTCTCGAGACCCCGATCAACGTCGCCGGAACTGAAATATTCCACCATTCCTTCACGATATGCAATCTCCAAATTCCCACTTTCTCTACACCGCTTCAAGAACCAACATTCTTTCTGCTCGGTGAACCATGGAAGTGGCACCAGGGAAAAGTTCTCCATGGATGCACGCTGATACACGTGATCGTTCTCCGCCGCCTTCAGAAATTCCTTGCAACTCAGTTTCACCTTGCACAGATCAACAATGGATTGTGATGCCACCTTCCCGAAAATCTCCACCAACAACTCATTCGGAAGGAATTTTATGCCAGAagagaaagaacaagaagaagggaACACATGATCCTGACCTacttgctgcttcttcttcttcttcatctgcTTCTTGTTATTGATGACACCCAAATCAGCCATTGAAGGAGAAATCCAACCTTCTTGTTGTTGTGTGAGTCAAGAATTCAAGAAAGAGATAAGAGCGTTCTCTGTTTTTATAGGAAACAGAAACATGTGAGAAATACCCACCACGTTTTCTTTCTACTTTTACAAGGATCTGTCATAGATCTAACTAATTTATTCTCATCTTTAAAGAAGCcattttcaactaactaattataATCTACTCGTATATGAATATTTTGTActgaaatataattaataatcattTATATTTTACGAATCCGCTTATTTAATATTATGATTATGATACCTAAATTGATCCACTCAAATCCGTAATGTATCCAATTTCCATAAATTGGCGGTTTGACCAAGTCAAAATCAAAGGTAAATATTAATGCCACGTGTCAAAATTTAGTGGGAGTAGGTGTTTGCTTTACTTTTGGTCTCTGTTAAGGTGGCGCCGCCGGTGACCGGGGTTGCAAATTAATTGCGAGACAGAAATCAAAGGAATCATCGGTGGANNNNNNNNNNNNNNNNNNNNNNNNNNNNNNNNNNNNNNNNNNNNNNNNNNNNNNNNNNNNNNNNNNNNNNNNNNNNNNNNNNNNNNNNNNNNNNNNNNNNNNNNNNNNNNNNNNNNNNNNNNNNNNNNNNNNNNNNNNNNNN is part of the Arachis duranensis cultivar V14167 chromosome 1, aradu.V14167.gnm2.J7QH, whole genome shotgun sequence genome and encodes:
- the LOC107464511 gene encoding uncharacterized protein LOC107464511 gives rise to the protein MADLGVINNKKQMKKKKKQQVGQDHVFPSSCSFSSGIKFLPNELLVEIFGKVASQSIVDLCKVKLSCKEFLKAAENDHVYQRASMENFSLVPLPWFTEQKECWFLKRCRESGNLEIAYREGMVEYFSSGDVDRGLEKLKKAAMNGHDEGKYVYSMILMCSDKERKQGLELFLTLNASTCIRRCRKRVKYFVRSLWLNNIPMLNHHSFLCSSNTCQTSGKMMLNYNLNLSTKWWSSSDQDQWLRTISCHYCLADYELLLFSHIFQPHY